From Granulicella sp. WH15, the proteins below share one genomic window:
- a CDS encoding glycerol-3-phosphate dehydrogenase/oxidase, with protein sequence MKRSEMIARIKERTEPWDIVVIGGGAVGAGVAVDAASRGLDVLLVEREDFGKGTSSRATKLVHGGVRYLEQGNVSLVMEALKERGLLLRNAPHLVHDLPFVVPNYSWWEAPFYGIGMKVYDLLAGKYNFGRSRILSFEETLERLPTIQHEGLRGGVLYHDGQFDDTRLLIHLLATAVDHGATVVNYVAAVELQKDADGFLNAVVVEDRESGERLTAQAKVVVNATGIFTDETRRLSEPGAPAMVSPSQGIHLVFDRSFLSGDTAIMVPHTSDGRVLFAIPWHDRTLVGTTDTPIEQPSYEPLPLEEEIEFVLETAGQYLSRPPARKDVLSIYVGIRPLVKAAGAEGSKTSALSRDHTIQIDGAGLLTIVGGKWTTYRHMAEDCVDHAITLGSLKDTPCVTADLHVHGYLQNAQELGALAVYGTDAAAVQALANERPELAEKLHPELPYIGAEIVWAAQHEMSRTLDDALARRTRALLLNARATVEAAPKVAELLAAELGRDAGWAEEQVRSFTELAQQYILSPGASPAKVREA encoded by the coding sequence ATGAAGCGCAGTGAGATGATCGCTCGGATCAAAGAACGTACCGAGCCCTGGGATATAGTCGTCATCGGCGGCGGAGCGGTGGGCGCGGGCGTGGCCGTCGACGCCGCCTCGCGCGGGCTGGACGTGCTGCTGGTCGAGCGCGAAGACTTCGGCAAGGGTACGTCGAGCCGCGCCACTAAGCTGGTCCACGGCGGCGTCCGCTATCTCGAGCAGGGCAACGTCTCACTGGTGATGGAGGCTCTGAAAGAGCGCGGTCTGCTGCTGCGCAACGCACCGCATCTTGTTCATGACCTGCCCTTCGTGGTGCCCAACTACTCGTGGTGGGAGGCGCCGTTCTACGGCATCGGCATGAAGGTGTACGACCTGCTGGCAGGCAAGTACAACTTCGGCCGCTCGCGCATCCTCTCCTTTGAAGAGACACTGGAGCGGCTGCCGACGATCCAGCATGAGGGACTGCGCGGCGGCGTGCTGTACCACGACGGCCAGTTCGATGACACGCGCCTGCTGATCCACCTGCTGGCCACCGCGGTGGACCACGGAGCCACCGTGGTGAACTACGTCGCGGCGGTAGAGCTACAGAAGGATGCAGATGGGTTCCTCAACGCAGTCGTGGTGGAGGATCGCGAGTCCGGCGAGCGGCTTACCGCGCAGGCCAAAGTCGTCGTGAACGCGACCGGCATCTTTACCGATGAGACGCGGCGGCTCTCCGAACCCGGCGCTCCGGCGATGGTCAGCCCGAGCCAGGGCATCCACCTGGTCTTCGACCGCTCGTTCCTGAGCGGCGACACCGCCATCATGGTGCCGCACACCAGCGATGGCCGCGTGCTCTTCGCGATCCCCTGGCACGACCGCACGCTGGTCGGCACGACCGACACGCCCATCGAGCAGCCTTCGTACGAGCCGCTGCCGCTCGAGGAGGAGATCGAGTTTGTCCTGGAGACGGCGGGCCAATACCTGAGCCGCCCGCCTGCACGCAAGGACGTGCTCAGCATCTATGTGGGGATTCGACCGCTTGTGAAAGCTGCCGGAGCCGAGGGTAGCAAGACGTCAGCGCTCTCGCGGGACCATACCATTCAGATCGACGGCGCGGGGCTGCTGACCATCGTGGGCGGCAAGTGGACCACGTACCGGCACATGGCCGAGGACTGCGTGGACCACGCGATTACACTCGGCAGCCTGAAGGACACGCCCTGTGTCACCGCCGACCTGCACGTCCACGGGTACCTCCAGAACGCACAGGAGCTGGGCGCGCTCGCGGTCTATGGAACGGACGCCGCAGCCGTTCAGGCACTGGCGAACGAGCGGCCCGAGCTGGCCGAGAAGCTGCATCCCGAGCTGCCGTATATCGGCGCGGAGATTGTCTGGGCGGCGCAGCACGAGATGTCGCGCACGCTCGATGACGCGCTGGCGCGGCGCACCCGCGCACTGCTGCTGAACGCACGGGCTACAGTCGAGGCCGCCCCGAAGGTCGCGGAGCTGCTGGCCGCAGAACTGGGGCGCGATGCGGGCTGGGCCGAGGAGCAGGTTCGGAGCTTTACGGAGCTGGCACAACAGTACATCCTCTCCCCCGGCGCGTCTCCGGCCAAGGTGCGGGAAGCATGA
- a CDS encoding MIP/aquaporin family protein: protein MRSPFLGEFVGTFVMMLLGTGVVAGCLLKRTKAEGAGWLAITTGWAFAVLCGIFTANLFGSADAHLNPAITLALAVKSGDFSRLLPFLVAQVCGAFLGATVAWLFYLPHWSVTEDPALKLGVFCTGPAIRSYAANLFSEIVATFVLVLVVGATGSKLVLSTGSAAGFGPFLVGCLVWSIGLSLGATTGYAINPARDFGPRLAHSLLPIAGKGGSDWAYAWVPIVGPFVGAGMAGFVLRVVGA, encoded by the coding sequence ATGAGAAGCCCCTTTCTCGGAGAGTTCGTGGGTACCTTTGTGATGATGCTGCTCGGCACCGGGGTCGTCGCCGGATGCCTGCTGAAGCGTACCAAGGCCGAGGGAGCGGGCTGGCTCGCAATCACTACGGGCTGGGCCTTCGCCGTGCTCTGCGGCATCTTCACCGCCAACCTCTTCGGCAGCGCGGACGCTCACCTGAACCCCGCCATTACGCTGGCGTTGGCGGTCAAAAGCGGTGACTTCTCGCGGCTGCTTCCCTTCCTCGTCGCGCAGGTCTGTGGGGCGTTCCTCGGGGCCACCGTGGCCTGGCTCTTCTACCTGCCGCATTGGAGCGTGACCGAGGACCCGGCGCTCAAACTGGGCGTCTTCTGCACTGGCCCCGCCATCCGCTCCTACGCGGCCAACCTGTTCAGCGAGATCGTGGCTACGTTTGTCCTGGTGCTGGTGGTCGGGGCGACGGGCTCAAAGCTGGTGCTCTCGACAGGGTCGGCGGCGGGGTTCGGGCCGTTTCTGGTGGGCTGCCTGGTTTGGTCGATCGGGCTTTCGCTGGGGGCGACGACCGGCTACGCGATCAACCCCGCACGCGACTTTGGCCCGCGCCTGGCACATTCGCTACTGCCGATCGCGGGCAAGGGCGGGTCGGATTGGGCGTACGCATGGGTGCCTATCGTTGGCCCCTTTGTCGGAGCCGGAATGGCGGGGTTTGTGTTGCGAGTTGTGGGAGCTTGA
- a CDS encoding glycoside hydrolase codes for MAQAGGVPPQLFSDMRWREIGPMRAGRTRALAGVPSQPATFYLGAVNGGVWKTTDAGETWQSLWDAQPSGSIGTIAVSLSDPNVVYVGSGEGLERPDLSTGDGVYKSTDAGKTWQHLGLRDGQQIGQIAIDPKDPNRVFVAVTGHPYGPNTERGLYRTLDGGKTFQRVLYVDDKTGASEVQIDPQHPNIVFAATWQRQQGPWENGAFSGPGGLYRSTDGGDTWKKLSGNGLPDDILQVQMTISPSDSRRMYAEVGNLRGGVQLLRSDDEGVTWVHAPDNDTRPEARIGGGDVPVPVVDPKDPNTVYVASVVTWKSTDAGKSWYGLRGAPGGDDYQNVFINPNNTDIIALASDQGVIISQNAGKTWSQWFNQATAQVYHVTTDNAFPYRVCGGQQDSGSACVPSRSDDGRITFHDWHPVGIEEYGYAAPDPLDPDIVYGGKVTRYDRRTGQIQDVEPKPLRSYRVLRTQPLQFSPVDPHSLYFAANTLWLTKNGGHDWKEISPDLSRESYELPATLDAYKDSPAAKPVRRGVIYSLGLSPVDINRLWAGTDDGLIWTTADGGGHWQNVTPPALKPFWKVFNMDAGHFDALTDYAAVNTMRLDDMRPHLFRTHDGGRTWKEIVNGIPDGAATSAIREDPKRKGLLYAGTETQVYVSFDDGDHWQSLRLNMPASSVRDLSVKGDDLIAGTHGRGFLILDNVTPLRQIAEKVAAANAYLYAPQTAIRIRNNMNPPTPWVPEMATGENPPAGAMIDYVLGPQFSGEVMLEILDASGKPITRIRSTDPVPPLDPRYPDPVLWARPPRVLSAAPGHHRFLWDMRYPEVPGMSTGPDADEAVPHNTPSVATSPWVLPGSYTVRLTAGGKVLTEPLQVVLDPRVKTSTADLEAQFTASRAIYDDMLRATVAIHEITVLRDQLHSGGSHVSEANVASLEAKLNLIAGAASGGGGRRGVAGPPTLGSVRTTLARLEHSIQNADAAPTTAQLEACQIAAQPLAGLLEQWQTLKQTDLKVLNQTLLKRHLPLLSLNTGVIDHDVEDQIELGDEP; via the coding sequence ATGGCCCAAGCCGGAGGCGTTCCACCGCAACTCTTCTCCGACATGCGTTGGCGCGAGATCGGGCCGATGCGGGCCGGGCGTACGCGTGCGCTGGCGGGAGTGCCCAGCCAGCCTGCGACGTTCTACCTGGGCGCTGTGAACGGCGGTGTCTGGAAGACGACCGACGCCGGGGAGACCTGGCAGAGCCTTTGGGACGCGCAACCCAGCGGCTCCATCGGAACGATTGCGGTTTCTCTCTCCGATCCGAACGTGGTGTACGTCGGCAGCGGCGAGGGGCTTGAGCGACCGGATCTTTCGACCGGCGACGGCGTCTACAAGTCCACCGATGCGGGCAAGACGTGGCAGCACCTGGGCCTGCGCGACGGACAGCAGATCGGGCAGATCGCAATCGACCCGAAGGACCCGAACCGTGTCTTCGTCGCGGTGACGGGGCACCCCTACGGGCCTAACACGGAGCGCGGTTTGTACCGGACGCTCGACGGTGGCAAAACTTTCCAGCGAGTCCTTTATGTCGACGACAAGACCGGCGCGTCCGAGGTCCAGATCGACCCGCAGCACCCCAACATCGTCTTCGCGGCGACGTGGCAGCGGCAGCAGGGGCCGTGGGAGAACGGTGCGTTCTCCGGGCCGGGCGGCCTGTACCGCTCCACCGACGGCGGCGACACGTGGAAGAAGCTCTCGGGCAACGGCTTGCCGGACGACATCTTGCAGGTGCAGATGACGATCTCGCCCAGCGACTCGCGGCGGATGTACGCGGAAGTGGGTAACCTGCGCGGCGGAGTGCAGTTACTGCGCTCGGACGACGAGGGCGTCACCTGGGTGCATGCGCCGGACAACGACACGCGGCCCGAGGCCCGTATCGGCGGCGGCGACGTGCCGGTGCCCGTCGTGGACCCCAAGGACCCAAATACGGTCTACGTGGCCAGCGTGGTCACGTGGAAGTCGACCGACGCGGGTAAGAGCTGGTACGGGCTGCGCGGCGCGCCGGGCGGCGACGACTATCAGAATGTCTTCATCAACCCGAACAACACCGATATCATCGCGCTCGCCAGCGACCAGGGCGTCATCATCTCGCAGAACGCGGGCAAGACGTGGAGCCAGTGGTTCAACCAGGCCACCGCGCAGGTGTACCACGTCACCACGGACAACGCCTTCCCCTACCGTGTCTGCGGCGGCCAGCAAGATAGCGGCAGCGCCTGCGTGCCCAGCCGCAGCGACGACGGCCGCATCACCTTCCACGACTGGCACCCGGTGGGCATCGAGGAGTACGGCTACGCCGCGCCCGATCCGCTGGACCCGGACATCGTCTACGGTGGCAAGGTGACGCGCTACGACCGGCGCACTGGGCAGATTCAGGACGTGGAGCCGAAGCCTCTGCGCAGCTACCGCGTGCTCCGAACACAGCCCCTGCAGTTCTCGCCGGTTGACCCGCACAGCCTATACTTCGCCGCCAACACCCTCTGGCTGACGAAGAACGGCGGCCACGACTGGAAGGAGATCAGCCCCGACCTGAGCCGCGAGAGCTATGAGCTGCCTGCCACGCTGGACGCCTACAAGGACTCGCCCGCAGCCAAGCCGGTGCGACGCGGGGTCATCTACTCGCTGGGGCTCTCGCCGGTCGATATCAACCGCCTCTGGGCGGGCACCGACGACGGCCTCATCTGGACCACGGCCGACGGCGGCGGCCACTGGCAGAACGTGACTCCTCCGGCGCTGAAGCCCTTCTGGAAGGTCTTCAACATGGACGCCGGACACTTCGACGCCCTGACCGACTACGCGGCAGTCAACACCATGCGGCTGGACGATATGCGTCCGCACCTCTTCCGCACGCACGACGGCGGCAGGACGTGGAAGGAGATCGTCAACGGCATCCCCGACGGGGCCGCGACGAGCGCGATTCGAGAAGACCCCAAGCGCAAAGGGCTGCTCTACGCGGGCACGGAGACGCAGGTGTACGTCTCGTTCGACGACGGCGACCACTGGCAGTCGCTACGACTAAACATGCCAGCCAGCTCGGTACGCGACCTCAGCGTCAAGGGCGACGACCTGATCGCAGGGACGCACGGCCGGGGCTTCCTGATCCTCGACAACGTGACCCCGCTGCGGCAGATCGCGGAGAAGGTCGCGGCTGCGAACGCCTATCTGTACGCTCCGCAGACTGCCATCCGCATCCGCAACAACATGAACCCGCCGACGCCCTGGGTTCCGGAGATGGCGACGGGCGAGAATCCTCCCGCCGGAGCGATGATCGACTATGTGCTGGGGCCACAGTTCTCGGGCGAGGTGATGCTGGAGATCCTCGACGCATCCGGCAAGCCGATCACCCGTATCCGCAGCACCGACCCGGTGCCGCCGCTCGACCCGCGCTACCCGGACCCGGTGCTGTGGGCTCGTCCGCCGCGCGTGCTCTCGGCTGCTCCGGGGCATCACCGCTTCCTGTGGGATATGCGCTATCCCGAGGTGCCGGGCATGTCCACCGGCCCGGATGCCGACGAGGCGGTGCCGCACAACACGCCCTCGGTGGCCACCTCGCCGTGGGTGCTGCCGGGCAGCTACACGGTGCGCCTGACGGCTGGCGGCAAGGTGTTGACCGAGCCACTTCAGGTGGTGCTCGACCCGCGCGTGAAGACCTCCACGGCTGATCTCGAGGCGCAGTTCACGGCCTCCCGTGCGATCTACGACGACATGCTGCGGGCCACGGTGGCGATCCACGAGATCACTGTGCTGCGGGACCAGCTCCACTCCGGCGGCTCCCACGTTTCCGAGGCCAATGTGGCTTCTCTGGAAGCCAAGCTGAACCTGATCGCCGGAGCAGCGTCGGGCGGTGGCGGACGCCGCGGCGTGGCCGGCCCGCCCACCCTGGGCTCGGTGCGCACAACTCTGGCGCGGCTGGAGCACTCGATCCAGAACGCTGACGCCGCTCCCACTACGGCTCAGCTTGAGGCCTGCCAGATCGCGGCTCAACCCCTGGCCGGGCTGCTGGAGCAGTGGCAGACGCTGAAGCAGACGGACCTCAAGGTGTTGAACCAGACCCTGCTCAAGCGGCATCTTCCGCTGCTCTCGCTGAACACCGGCGTCATCGACCACGATGTCGAGGACCAGATCGAGCTGGGAGATGAGCCGTAA
- a CDS encoding ferric reductase-like transmembrane domain-containing protein — protein MTMLDLCAYLGLGAVGAATLNVWLGLLMALRYSPVRHWPHRRINVFALHQWTAYCAVALTLAHPVVLLFQHAPEFRVVDLLWPIHSPLQPKLNLAGAAALYLLVVILGSSLLRHRIGRPLWRRLHYLAFPAVALIFLHSILTDPLLKDGKPDLLDGGKVFVEAAFLLSLAAMGWRLRLRGTGFRAVRVTA, from the coding sequence ATGACCATGCTTGACCTGTGCGCCTACCTGGGGCTTGGTGCCGTGGGAGCGGCAACCCTGAACGTCTGGTTGGGGTTGCTGATGGCGCTGCGCTACAGTCCGGTGCGGCACTGGCCGCATCGCCGCATCAACGTCTTCGCGCTACACCAGTGGACGGCCTACTGCGCGGTCGCGCTGACGCTGGCGCACCCGGTGGTGCTGCTCTTCCAGCACGCGCCGGAGTTCCGCGTGGTCGATCTGCTATGGCCCATCCACTCGCCGTTGCAGCCCAAGCTCAACCTGGCGGGAGCGGCGGCGCTCTATCTTCTGGTGGTTATCCTGGGGTCGTCGCTGCTGCGGCATCGTATCGGCCGTCCCCTCTGGCGGCGGCTGCACTATCTCGCTTTTCCCGCGGTTGCGCTGATCTTTCTGCACAGCATCCTCACGGACCCGCTTCTGAAGGATGGCAAGCCGGATCTGCTGGATGGGGGGAAGGTCTTCGTGGAGGCGGCGTTTCTACTGAGCCTGGCTGCGATGGGGTGGCGTCTGCGGCTGCGGGGAACAGGCTTCCGGGCAGTGCGAGTAACGGCTTAG
- a CDS encoding CopD family protein — protein sequence MNGPILFLSILLSTLTDATFALMVGLLLADHWLAVPAFLSVQHTFSERSARRLMLALIFLLILAHLARPWFLASSMSGSSSFRDNIALIPSILSSTHQGKLWYINSCAIVLLLLATLARPSLRGSIRWRSRSIITILALALIAAVKAASGHAADDGDFTLMESVQVLHILATAVWSGSILVSGFFVLPLLVRRVRPDAIWSYGEQLSRFATYAVITVLLSGVYTSDRELNGPLAGLWTTLWGKVLLAKIAVVLIAFAFGGASRFTCLAKDASAPRLQLLARLLLSEAVAMAVILCLSGWLGNTSPAMSAGM from the coding sequence TTGAACGGACCGATCCTGTTTCTGAGCATCCTGCTCTCTACCCTTACCGACGCCACCTTCGCTCTGATGGTGGGCCTCCTGCTCGCGGACCATTGGCTGGCTGTGCCTGCGTTTCTTTCTGTGCAGCATACGTTCTCCGAGAGATCGGCCCGCCGTCTCATGCTGGCTCTCATCTTTCTCCTGATTCTGGCTCACCTGGCGCGCCCTTGGTTTCTAGCTTCGAGCATGAGCGGTTCCTCCAGCTTCCGCGACAACATTGCCCTTATCCCATCCATCCTCTCCTCTACCCATCAGGGCAAGCTCTGGTACATCAACTCCTGCGCCATCGTTCTGCTCCTACTGGCGACTCTCGCCAGGCCGAGCCTTCGTGGTTCCATCCGCTGGCGCTCGAGGTCTATCATCACGATTCTGGCGCTGGCGCTCATCGCCGCTGTCAAAGCAGCCTCCGGCCATGCAGCCGATGACGGCGACTTCACCCTGATGGAGTCCGTGCAGGTGCTCCATATCCTCGCCACCGCTGTCTGGTCCGGCTCCATCCTCGTCTCCGGCTTCTTCGTCCTGCCCCTGCTTGTCCGCAGGGTGCGACCCGATGCCATCTGGAGCTACGGCGAACAGCTCTCGCGCTTCGCTACCTACGCCGTCATCACCGTGCTCCTCAGCGGCGTCTACACCTCCGACCGCGAGCTCAACGGCCCCCTTGCGGGCCTGTGGACGACGCTGTGGGGCAAGGTGCTGCTCGCCAAGATCGCCGTCGTGCTGATCGCGTTCGCGTTCGGCGGAGCCAGCCGATTCACCTGTCTGGCTAAGGACGCGAGTGCTCCCAGGCTTCAGCTTCTTGCCCGTCTCCTGCTGTCTGAAGCAGTGGCGATGGCCGTTATCCTCTGCCTCTCGGGCTGGCTCGGCAATACCTCTCCCGCCATGTCGGCGGGCATGTAA
- a CDS encoding ABC transporter permease: protein MFSYLVALKSLQKNKLQTILTMVGMMIGVATVVTMIALGSGAQKAIQDQVRAAGMNLITVTAGNYQVERVDDSGSDGMDGPATKAAFHVPSRGQGARLASATWDPNIKLHKAFVFVPNRLKNQLRPGDFKAGHGAAETLTMDDVDAIQKLSGIQFVSSGLHGNINAIAGDKRYFTRMHGEGTEIIDIRRGWALRYGRFYTRREQNKAAHVVVLGDVASKGLFGDTNPVGKTVTIKDQPFEVIGVVATNTWMVPETEGDDQFDAVYIPITTVQQLLKISYLSTVTITTSSTGDVTPILKAVTELLRKRHGITLDMPDDFIVSSQARKAMSKGGVQTDVARAVMGNVNGLEKVTLEELGKTLDRASTTMTALLVSVATVSMVVGGIGIMNIMLLSVTERTREIGIRRAVGARSDDVMKQFLYEAITLSLSGGILGILVGVIISISITQFVHWSTNVSGLSIIISFGISAMVGIFFGYYPAREASRVSPMDSLRYE, encoded by the coding sequence ATGTTCAGCTACCTTGTTGCCCTGAAGTCACTGCAGAAGAATAAGCTCCAGACCATCCTGACTATGGTGGGGATGATGATTGGAGTTGCCACTGTTGTAACCATGATTGCACTGGGCAGCGGAGCGCAGAAGGCCATTCAGGATCAGGTCCGCGCTGCGGGAATGAACCTCATCACGGTTACAGCCGGCAACTACCAGGTAGAGCGGGTCGATGACTCCGGCTCGGATGGGATGGATGGCCCGGCGACCAAGGCGGCTTTCCATGTGCCTTCGCGTGGCCAGGGTGCGCGTCTCGCATCGGCGACCTGGGACCCAAATATCAAGCTGCATAAGGCATTCGTCTTTGTTCCCAACCGCTTGAAGAATCAGTTGCGGCCTGGAGATTTCAAAGCTGGGCATGGCGCGGCAGAGACCCTGACGATGGATGACGTCGATGCCATTCAAAAGCTCTCCGGTATCCAGTTTGTCTCTTCGGGTTTGCACGGCAACATCAATGCGATTGCGGGTGACAAGCGCTACTTCACGCGGATGCACGGTGAGGGCACGGAGATCATCGACATACGCCGAGGCTGGGCTCTGCGTTATGGGCGTTTCTATACCAGGCGGGAACAGAACAAGGCCGCTCACGTTGTGGTTCTGGGCGATGTCGCCAGCAAGGGACTCTTCGGCGATACCAACCCCGTGGGCAAGACGGTAACGATAAAGGATCAGCCGTTTGAGGTAATTGGTGTCGTGGCCACCAACACGTGGATGGTTCCCGAGACGGAGGGAGACGATCAGTTCGACGCGGTCTATATCCCGATCACTACCGTGCAGCAGTTGCTGAAGATCTCATACCTCAGCACGGTTACTATCACTACCTCGTCCACTGGCGATGTAACTCCGATCTTGAAGGCAGTTACTGAGCTACTGCGGAAGCGTCACGGAATTACGCTCGATATGCCGGATGACTTTATCGTCAGCAGCCAGGCCCGCAAGGCGATGTCGAAGGGCGGCGTGCAGACGGATGTGGCCAGGGCCGTGATGGGCAACGTCAACGGCCTCGAGAAGGTGACGCTGGAAGAACTGGGCAAGACGCTGGACCGCGCCAGCACCACCATGACCGCGCTGCTGGTAAGCGTTGCGACGGTGTCGATGGTCGTCGGCGGCATCGGCATCATGAATATCATGCTGCTCTCGGTGACCGAGCGCACGCGTGAGATCGGCATCCGCCGCGCGGTGGGCGCACGTTCCGACGACGTGATGAAGCAGTTCCTCTACGAGGCGATTACGCTCAGTCTCTCCGGCGGCATCCTGGGGATACTGGTCGGCGTCATCATCTCTATCTCGATCACGCAGTTTGTTCACTGGTCTACGAACGTATCGGGGCTGTCCATCATCATCTCGTTCGGCATCTCTGCGATGGTGGGAATATTCTTCGGCTACTATCCTGCACGCGAGGCCTCGAGAGTCTCTCCGATGGACTCATTACGGTACGAGTAA